One Natronolimnobius sp. AArcel1 DNA window includes the following coding sequences:
- a CDS encoding formyltransferase family protein codes for MGSTKPQTVGLLVEPFLYEWQVRALETLQSRTDLEISLVVSNGRNDSCSIDDWNTRDRIEFSDVTRFLRELRQERAWTLVLAERNIARVAGDTAGLWHRRAIDDVSALEGVDHVRCRPERTGSWAEFPDRVVSDVATQCDVVIRFGFGLIRGGILEAPDYGVLSFHPADIRRFRGLGPPAIFYEDRSVAGATLQRLTDSIDGGEIVAIDEVSVADCETMWDVFDRTATLQIDLLSDGLENLQDPSFEPETVPESELGTYYSRKQRRSLGFSARVLARNLRGRLERRYRQRVLALEESENARSADAETNPASDSSGHHR; via the coding sequence ATGGGCTCAACAAAACCGCAGACAGTTGGCCTTCTCGTCGAACCTTTTCTCTACGAGTGGCAGGTCCGCGCCCTCGAGACGCTGCAGTCGAGGACTGACCTCGAGATCAGCCTCGTTGTTAGCAACGGGCGGAACGACTCATGTTCAATTGACGACTGGAACACGCGCGACCGAATCGAATTCAGCGATGTGACGCGATTTCTACGCGAACTGCGCCAAGAACGCGCTTGGACGCTTGTCCTCGCCGAACGAAACATTGCCAGAGTCGCTGGCGATACCGCCGGGCTCTGGCACCGCCGCGCCATCGACGACGTATCCGCACTCGAGGGTGTCGATCACGTACGCTGTCGTCCAGAACGTACGGGTTCGTGGGCCGAATTTCCAGACCGCGTCGTCTCAGACGTTGCAACACAGTGTGACGTCGTCATCCGCTTTGGCTTTGGGCTCATTCGGGGCGGTATTCTCGAGGCACCCGACTACGGCGTGTTGAGCTTTCACCCCGCCGATATCCGTCGCTTTCGCGGGTTGGGTCCGCCGGCGATTTTCTACGAAGACCGGTCAGTCGCAGGCGCGACGTTACAGCGTCTGACGGACTCAATCGACGGTGGCGAAATCGTCGCCATCGACGAGGTTTCAGTTGCGGACTGTGAGACGATGTGGGACGTCTTCGACCGAACGGCAACGCTGCAAATTGACCTCTTGAGTGACGGCCTCGAGAATCTGCAAGATCCGTCGTTCGAGCCAGAGACGGTTCCAGAGTCAGAACTCGGCACGTATTACTCCCGGAAACAGCGCCGCTCACTCGGGTTCTCGGCCCGTGTTTTGGCGCGCAATCTCCGTGGCCGACTGGAACGCCGGTACCGACAGCGCGTACTGGCGCTCGAGGAAAGCGAAAACGCACGGTCTGCGGACGCAGAAACCAATCCTGCCTCTGATTCGTCCGGGCACCACCGCTGA
- a CDS encoding MBL fold metallo-hydrolase, whose amino-acid sequence MQVTFLGTGSAMPTGERFQTGLLVQEDGRTLLLDCGSGVLHRLEQSGVGYEAISTVLLTHHHLDHVADLLPLMKARWLAGEEQLEIVGPQGTKGLVDDLLSVHDYMQDRLDLQIREVHQGEFSVAGFNVSAYETRHSLPCLAYRFGDLFTFSGDSEAFAGLANFAEGSAVLAHDCSFPDDVDVSNHPTPETLGTALAGHDIGRVYLTHLYPHTDGRHDEMLESIARQYDGDVRFAEDLTTVTIE is encoded by the coding sequence ATGCAGGTTACGTTTTTGGGCACCGGAAGCGCGATGCCGACTGGCGAGCGCTTCCAGACGGGACTGCTCGTTCAGGAGGACGGTCGAACGTTGCTGCTCGACTGCGGATCAGGCGTCCTTCACCGACTCGAGCAGTCTGGCGTCGGCTACGAGGCCATTTCGACGGTGCTGTTGACGCATCATCACCTCGATCACGTCGCCGATCTCCTGCCGCTGATGAAAGCCCGCTGGCTCGCCGGTGAGGAACAGCTCGAGATCGTCGGCCCGCAGGGGACAAAAGGACTGGTCGACGACTTGCTCTCGGTGCACGACTACATGCAGGATCGGCTCGACTTGCAAATTCGCGAGGTCCATCAGGGCGAGTTTTCGGTCGCCGGCTTCAACGTGTCGGCGTACGAAACCCGTCATTCGTTGCCGTGTCTGGCTTACCGATTTGGCGATCTCTTTACCTTCAGCGGCGATAGCGAGGCGTTTGCCGGACTAGCGAACTTCGCTGAGGGCTCGGCGGTGCTGGCACACGACTGCTCGTTTCCCGACGATGTCGACGTCTCGAATCATCCCACACCGGAAACGCTTGGAACCGCACTCGCCGGCCACGACATCGGCCGGGTGTATCTGACACATCTGTACCCACACACCGATGGCCGCCACGACGAGATGCTCGAGTCAATTGCCAGACAGTACGACGGTGACGTTCGATTCGCGGAGGATCTGACGACGGTCACCATCGAGTGA
- a CDS encoding bacteriorhodopsin yields the protein MIDLEPTLVFWIGAFGMAAGTVAFVWGGISAQTAQRRYYGILVAISSIAFLAYVLMALGVGWISVADRTVFIPRYIDWILTTPLLLLFLGLLAGSGRRELGLVIGVNTAVMGLGFAGALVAGSARYGLFVLAGIVYLGLLYLLLGPMTARASQHGTGVASLFTSLRNLTVILWTVYPVVWLLGQPGLGLLTLTVDVMLIMYLDVLTKVGFGLIALNASAVIENPFEESVTEAEPSAVSRAD from the coding sequence ATGATCGACCTTGAGCCAACGCTGGTGTTTTGGATCGGTGCGTTCGGGATGGCTGCTGGCACGGTGGCGTTCGTGTGGGGTGGGATCAGTGCTCAGACTGCCCAACGGCGATATTACGGAATACTGGTGGCAATCAGTTCAATTGCATTCCTGGCCTATGTGTTGATGGCGCTCGGTGTCGGCTGGATATCTGTTGCTGATCGGACTGTATTCATTCCGCGGTACATCGATTGGATTCTGACGACACCGCTACTGTTGCTCTTTTTGGGCTTGCTCGCTGGAAGCGGTCGTCGGGAACTGGGCCTCGTTATCGGTGTCAATACTGCTGTGATGGGCCTTGGCTTCGCCGGTGCTCTCGTGGCGGGATCGGCGCGATACGGGCTGTTCGTTCTAGCTGGTATTGTCTACCTCGGATTGTTGTACCTGTTGCTCGGTCCAATGACTGCTCGGGCGAGCCAGCACGGGACCGGTGTCGCGTCGCTGTTTACCAGTCTTCGAAACTTGACAGTGATCCTCTGGACGGTGTATCCAGTCGTCTGGCTACTCGGTCAACCCGGTCTTGGACTGCTTACGCTTACGGTTGATGTCATGCTCATCATGTACCTTGATGTACTCACGAAGGTTGGATTCGGCCTGATCGCGCTCAACGCGAGCGCAGTCATCGAGAACCCGTTTGAAGAGTCGGTCACCGAAGCCGAACCCAGTGCCGTCTCGAGAGCGGACTGA